A single window of Pontibacillus chungwhensis DNA harbors:
- a CDS encoding FUSC family protein yields the protein MKKFNILGSRTLKTGISVFVTAFICLLFNLPVTFAVITAIVTIENTAADSIKKALVRFPASAIGALLAALSFGLVGQNALTFALAATLTIAVCYRLKLYDGILVATITAVAMIPDFDSHYIVSFFTRLGTTSIGIVVSSVVNFFLLPPDYSKMIYRNVENLFCQAADILDNTLQTCMDKQSEESRKMQRAYRQLTFKLEKTYQLSQFQREEWKYHKHSKQDMQAFQYAQKKLNMLQQIVYHLGNLQYVNLNVNAFSKDEKSLILSIISSMAEILRTPSHEMTDDHFKQIEALDREFWQWKEEHIEQNSKYRHHFPPQTIVIYELLCLHDVLEELEEVSRHKYPLIQLQE from the coding sequence TTGAAAAAATTCAATATCTTAGGTAGTCGTACATTAAAGACAGGAATTTCTGTCTTTGTAACAGCATTTATTTGTTTATTGTTTAATCTTCCGGTTACATTTGCAGTTATTACTGCGATTGTAACAATCGAGAACACAGCTGCTGACTCCATTAAGAAAGCACTGGTTCGGTTTCCCGCTTCTGCCATAGGCGCTCTTTTAGCGGCCCTTTCTTTTGGATTAGTCGGTCAGAACGCTTTAACTTTTGCTTTAGCTGCAACTCTTACAATTGCAGTTTGTTATCGATTGAAATTATATGATGGTATACTAGTCGCCACTATTACGGCTGTTGCCATGATACCTGATTTCGATAGTCATTATATTGTATCCTTTTTCACGAGACTTGGCACAACCTCAATCGGCATTGTAGTCTCAAGTGTTGTGAACTTTTTCCTTCTTCCTCCAGATTATTCGAAAATGATCTACAGAAACGTAGAAAATTTATTCTGTCAGGCAGCAGATATCTTGGATAATACCCTGCAGACATGTATGGATAAGCAATCTGAAGAAAGTCGTAAAATGCAAAGGGCATACAGACAATTAACATTCAAATTAGAGAAAACTTATCAGCTTTCTCAATTCCAGCGTGAAGAGTGGAAATACCACAAACATTCAAAGCAAGATATGCAAGCTTTCCAATATGCCCAAAAGAAACTGAATATGTTGCAGCAAATCGTATATCATTTAGGAAACTTACAGTATGTTAATTTAAACGTGAATGCCTTTAGTAAAGATGAAAAATCCTTAATCTTGAGTATCATTTCTTCGATGGCGGAAATATTAAGAACACCATCACATGAAATGACAGATGACCACTTTAAACAAATTGAAGCATTAGACCGAGAATTTTGGCAATGGAAAGAAGAGCATATTGAGCAAAACTCAAAATATCGTCACCACTTTCCTCCTCAAACCATTGTCATTTATGAATTGCTTTGTCTTCATGATGTGTTAGAGGAATTAGAGGAAGTCTCTAGGCATAAGTATCCTTTAATCCAGCTTCAGGAATAA
- a CDS encoding polysaccharide deacetylase family protein, which yields MKKWVMVVFLVSIFSLAACAQDETNGKTEEDSANEQETQEEDNTNNEDNMDEESENAEESNSSKETDTSTDQETTTDEEQEQTEDEVATEEPIEPKYKINDVWSVVPLEGQENVNSEVVLLTIDDAPDEHALEMAKTLKEHNASAIFFVNGHFLETEEKQEILKQIHDMGFAIGNHTYHHQKLDDVGQAKQREEIVSLNNKIEEIIGERPKFFRAPHGVNTDYAKQVVEEEGMVLMNWSFGYDFKADYMTKDAITDIMLNTPLLGSGSNLLMHDREWTSNALGDIVKGLKDKGYGFVNPAEIQTPGE from the coding sequence ATGAAAAAATGGGTAATGGTTGTTTTTCTTGTTTCCATCTTTAGTTTAGCCGCTTGTGCTCAGGATGAAACAAACGGTAAAACAGAAGAAGATTCAGCTAATGAACAGGAAACGCAAGAAGAAGACAACACGAACAATGAGGACAATATGGACGAAGAAAGTGAGAACGCTGAAGAAAGCAACTCATCTAAAGAAACTGATACTTCCACGGATCAAGAAACGACTACCGATGAAGAGCAAGAACAGACAGAAGATGAAGTGGCTACAGAGGAGCCAATTGAGCCAAAGTACAAAATTAATGATGTTTGGTCTGTAGTCCCTCTAGAAGGGCAAGAAAACGTAAACAGTGAAGTTGTACTTCTTACCATTGACGATGCTCCGGACGAACATGCTCTTGAAATGGCTAAGACCCTTAAAGAACATAATGCATCAGCGATTTTCTTTGTAAATGGCCATTTTCTTGAGACAGAAGAAAAGCAGGAAATCTTGAAGCAGATTCATGATATGGGCTTCGCCATAGGAAACCATACTTATCATCATCAGAAGTTAGACGATGTAGGGCAGGCTAAACAGCGCGAAGAAATTGTTTCGTTAAATAATAAGATTGAAGAGATTATTGGGGAACGACCGAAGTTCTTCCGAGCTCCCCATGGAGTCAACACAGATTATGCCAAGCAGGTTGTAGAGGAAGAAGGTATGGTGTTGATGAACTGGAGTTTCGGATATGATTTCAAAGCGGATTATATGACGAAAGATGCCATCACAGATATTATGTTAAACACTCCATTACTCGGAAGTGGATCAAACTTACTTATGCATGATCGTGAGTGGACCTCTAATGCTCTTGGCGACATAGTAAAAGGGTTGAAGGACAAAGGATACGGGTTTGTGAACCCGGCGGAAATTCAAACACCAGGCGAATAG
- a CDS encoding GapA-binding peptide SR1P: MGTIVCQDCQGIIDHFDDEKVSTLYGTCTTCHEEE, translated from the coding sequence ATGGGTACAATCGTTTGCCAAGACTGTCAGGGAATAATTGATCACTTTGATGATGAGAAGGTGTCGACTCTTTACGGTACATGTACGACCTGCCATGAAGAAGAGTAG
- a CDS encoding aminotransferase class I/II-fold pyridoxal phosphate-dependent enzyme, whose product MSQQRTPLFTGLLNHAKRKPVQFHIPGHKTGKGMNKEFREFLGDQALSIDLINISPLDDLHHPHGMIKEAQALAAEAFGADHTFFSVQGTSGAIMAMIMSVCHPGDKIIVPRNVHKSVTSAIIFSGATPVFIHPELDNNLGISHGITPEAVQKALKAHPDSKGVFVINPTYFGISADLQRIVEIAHSYEVPVLVDEAHGVHIHFHEELPLSAMQAGADMAATSVHKLGGSLTQSSVLNLKSSFVTPERVQSVLSMLTTTSTSYILLASLDAARKHLAINGRNLMEETIRLSNMTRDRINTIPHLHCVGNEIIGSNATFDYDPTKLIISVKQLGITGYDVEVWLRERYNIEVELSDLYNILCIVTPGDTEEETGILIHALQSLSDEFGVKNKNENPLQVEVPEIPVLALSPRDAFYADTEIVSLDESVGRISAEFVMVYPPGIPIWLPGEIITKENIQYIHSNMDAGLPVQGPEDETLETIRVIKEHKAFR is encoded by the coding sequence TTGTCCCAACAGCGCACGCCCTTATTTACAGGGCTATTAAACCACGCTAAACGAAAACCTGTTCAATTCCATATTCCAGGTCATAAGACCGGTAAGGGAATGAACAAAGAGTTCCGCGAATTTTTAGGCGACCAGGCTCTATCTATTGATTTAATTAACATTAGTCCTTTAGATGACCTTCATCATCCTCATGGGATGATTAAAGAAGCACAAGCCCTTGCAGCTGAAGCCTTTGGTGCGGACCATACTTTCTTCTCCGTTCAAGGAACAAGCGGAGCTATTATGGCCATGATTATGTCAGTTTGTCACCCTGGTGATAAAATTATCGTTCCAAGGAATGTGCATAAATCTGTAACATCAGCAATTATTTTCTCAGGTGCTACTCCAGTATTTATACACCCTGAACTTGATAACAATTTAGGCATCTCTCACGGAATTACACCTGAAGCTGTGCAAAAGGCACTAAAAGCACATCCTGACTCAAAGGGTGTGTTCGTTATAAATCCAACTTATTTTGGGATTTCTGCAGACTTGCAAAGAATTGTTGAAATTGCCCATTCTTATGAGGTACCCGTTTTAGTAGACGAAGCACACGGAGTTCACATCCATTTCCATGAAGAGCTACCTTTGTCTGCTATGCAGGCTGGTGCTGATATGGCAGCCACGAGCGTTCATAAACTCGGGGGCTCCTTGACCCAAAGTTCTGTGCTCAATTTAAAATCCAGCTTCGTGACGCCTGAACGGGTCCAATCTGTTCTTTCTATGTTGACTACGACATCTACATCTTATATTCTGCTCGCATCTTTAGATGCAGCTAGAAAACATTTAGCCATTAACGGACGCAACCTTATGGAAGAAACAATTAGACTTTCGAACATGACCAGAGATCGCATAAATACCATCCCACATCTTCATTGTGTAGGAAATGAAATTATCGGTAGTAATGCCACGTTTGATTACGATCCTACTAAGCTCATCATCTCCGTAAAGCAATTAGGAATAACAGGATATGACGTAGAAGTTTGGTTAAGAGAGCGTTACAATATCGAAGTCGAACTTTCTGACTTATATAATATTCTTTGCATTGTAACACCTGGAGACACAGAAGAAGAAACAGGTATTTTAATTCACGCTCTTCAGTCTCTCTCTGACGAATTTGGAGTAAAGAACAAAAACGAGAACCCCCTTCAAGTTGAGGTTCCTGAGATACCAGTCCTTGCCCTCTCTCCAAGGGATGCTTTTTACGCTGATACAGAAATTGTTTCTCTTGACGAATCAGTCGGGAGAATCAGTGCAGAGTTCGTAATGGTCTATCCCCCTGGGATTCCAATATGGCTCCCTGGTGAAATCATTACAAAAGAAAACATACAATATATTCATTCTAATATGGATGCAGGACTCCCAGTACAAGGGCCTGAAGATGAAACACTAGAAACCATCCGTGTCATAAAAGAACATAAGGCTTTTAGATAA
- a CDS encoding NAD(P)H-dependent flavin oxidoreductase: MFDTRVTHLLNIKYPIVQGGLAYLAYSELAAAVSNAGGLGQITAMSLGSPEELRKEIHKVKQMTDQPFGVNFAIGQHGRPFEHMVNVAIEEEVPVISITGGNPKPVIDMVKPHRIKTLVLVAAKRQAVKAEQLGADAVMVVGQEGGGHLGRGDVGTMVLTPQVVDAVSIPVIASGGIGDGRGLMAALALGAEGIEMGTRFIATEECRHAHPSYKQAILDGDEQATVVIKRSLGTPGRALLNPWTEEILKLEQDDPGISVLKSYIGGEANRRYIYEGHSDKGFGWAGQVVGRIKDIPTVDELIRRIIEEANQIRNDWK, from the coding sequence ATGTTTGATACTCGAGTAACACACTTGCTAAACATCAAATATCCCATTGTTCAAGGAGGATTAGCTTATTTAGCCTATTCCGAACTCGCTGCAGCTGTTTCCAATGCGGGGGGGCTCGGTCAAATAACGGCCATGAGTTTAGGGTCGCCGGAAGAGCTGAGAAAGGAAATACATAAGGTTAAACAAATGACAGATCAGCCTTTTGGAGTAAACTTCGCAATTGGTCAACACGGGAGACCATTTGAACACATGGTGAACGTTGCTATTGAAGAAGAAGTCCCTGTTATTTCCATAACAGGTGGGAATCCTAAACCAGTGATCGATATGGTGAAACCACATCGTATAAAAACGTTGGTTCTAGTGGCTGCAAAGCGCCAAGCAGTTAAAGCAGAACAACTTGGTGCAGATGCTGTTATGGTAGTTGGTCAAGAAGGTGGGGGGCATCTTGGAAGAGGAGATGTGGGTACGATGGTTCTCACTCCTCAGGTGGTTGATGCAGTCTCAATCCCTGTTATAGCATCAGGGGGGATAGGGGACGGAAGAGGGTTAATGGCTGCTCTTGCTCTAGGAGCAGAGGGAATTGAAATGGGAACTCGCTTTATCGCAACGGAAGAATGCCGGCATGCTCATCCATCTTACAAACAAGCCATTCTCGATGGAGATGAGCAAGCAACTGTAGTCATTAAACGATCTCTCGGAACTCCTGGAAGAGCCCTCCTTAACCCTTGGACAGAAGAAATTCTGAAACTTGAGCAAGACGATCCTGGTATAAGCGTGTTAAAATCGTATATCGGCGGGGAAGCAAACAGACGCTATATTTATGAAGGGCATTCTGATAAAGGGTTCGGTTGGGCAGGCCAAGTAGTAGGGAGGATTAAAGATATTCCTACTGTAGATGAATTAATCAGAAGAATCATAGAAGAAGCAAACCAAATACGAAACGATTGGAAATAG
- a CDS encoding UPF0223 family protein, with amino-acid sequence MSTDYNYPLDTEHWNTEEIIDVVNFYHLVEKANESGVKREDLMHAYSRFKQIVPSKSEEKTLGSEFEKQSGYSLYKTIKQARNTSEGEVVKL; translated from the coding sequence ATGAGCACAGATTATAATTATCCGTTAGATACAGAGCATTGGAATACTGAGGAAATTATCGATGTTGTGAATTTTTATCATTTAGTTGAAAAAGCAAATGAATCTGGTGTTAAAAGGGAAGATTTAATGCATGCTTATAGTCGATTTAAGCAAATCGTTCCTTCTAAGAGTGAGGAGAAAACGCTTGGGTCTGAGTTTGAAAAACAGTCAGGATATTCTCTTTATAAAACGATAAAGCAGGCGCGCAATACGTCAGAGGGTGAAGTCGTTAAGCTTTAG
- the typA gene encoding translational GTPase TypA — protein sequence MNVRQDLRNIAIIAHVDHGKTTLVDQMLHYSGTFRDNEHVDDRAMDSNDLEKERGITILAKNTAISYNDTHINILDTPGHADFGGEVERIMKMVDGVLLVVDAYEGCMPQTRFVLKKALEQKLTPVVVLNKIDRPNARPEEVVDEVLDLFIELGADEDQLEFPVVYASALQGTSGLEPEDQQETMDPVFTTIMENIPAPVDNSDEGLQFQITLLDYNEYVGRIGVGRVFRGSIAVGQPVSLMKKDGSVQNFRISKLYGFIGLKRVEIQEAKAGDIVAVAGLEGINVGETVTSQDAPEALPIPRIDEPTLQMTFLVNNSPFAGKEGKFITARKIEERLLTQLETDVSLRVQETESPDKWVVSGRGELHLSILIENMRREGYELQISKPQVIIKEVDGVKCEPMERVQVDVPEDYQGTVMESLGYRKGEMLDMMNDGNGQVRLEFKVPSRGLIGYATEFMSQTRGYGILNHTFDGYEPVVEGTVGGRRRGVLVALENGKASTYGIMQLEDRGTIFVEPTTDVYAGMIVGEHNRENDLTVNITKEKHLTNIRSANKDQTNTIKGVRKMTLEEAIQYLDDDEFCEVTPENVRLRKKILNKNEREKAKKSGK from the coding sequence ATGAATGTAAGACAAGACCTTAGAAATATTGCTATTATCGCCCACGTTGACCACGGAAAAACTACTTTAGTGGACCAAATGCTTCACTACTCTGGTACCTTCCGCGATAACGAACACGTAGACGATCGTGCAATGGATTCCAATGATCTTGAGAAAGAGCGCGGAATCACAATTTTAGCGAAAAACACAGCCATTTCATATAACGATACGCACATCAACATTCTAGATACACCAGGCCACGCCGACTTTGGTGGCGAAGTGGAACGGATCATGAAAATGGTAGACGGTGTACTACTTGTTGTTGATGCCTATGAAGGGTGCATGCCTCAAACTCGCTTCGTATTGAAGAAAGCACTTGAGCAAAAATTAACTCCAGTGGTTGTATTAAATAAAATTGATCGTCCAAATGCCCGTCCTGAAGAAGTAGTCGATGAAGTATTAGACTTATTCATCGAACTAGGTGCAGATGAAGATCAACTTGAATTCCCTGTTGTTTACGCTTCTGCCCTTCAAGGTACTTCAGGTTTAGAACCAGAAGACCAACAAGAAACAATGGACCCTGTTTTCACAACGATTATGGAAAACATTCCTGCTCCAGTAGATAACTCTGATGAAGGTTTACAATTCCAAATCACATTACTAGACTATAACGAATATGTAGGTCGTATTGGTGTTGGACGTGTGTTCCGAGGAAGCATTGCAGTTGGACAACCTGTTTCCCTTATGAAGAAAGATGGGTCCGTTCAGAACTTCCGTATTTCCAAGCTATATGGTTTCATTGGCTTGAAACGTGTTGAGATTCAAGAAGCAAAAGCAGGTGACATTGTCGCAGTAGCTGGTCTTGAAGGAATTAACGTCGGAGAAACGGTAACAAGCCAGGATGCTCCTGAAGCGTTACCAATCCCTCGTATTGATGAACCTACTCTACAAATGACTTTCTTAGTAAACAACAGTCCATTTGCTGGTAAAGAAGGTAAATTCATCACAGCACGTAAGATTGAAGAACGTCTTCTTACACAACTTGAAACAGACGTTAGTCTACGTGTTCAAGAAACAGAATCCCCAGATAAGTGGGTTGTTAGTGGACGCGGTGAGCTTCACTTATCTATCCTTATCGAGAACATGCGCCGTGAGGGATATGAGCTACAGATTTCAAAACCTCAGGTTATCATTAAAGAAGTTGACGGCGTGAAGTGTGAACCAATGGAACGCGTACAGGTAGACGTACCAGAGGATTACCAGGGTACAGTAATGGAATCCCTTGGCTATCGTAAAGGTGAAATGCTAGACATGATGAACGATGGTAACGGTCAAGTTCGCTTAGAGTTCAAAGTACCTTCCCGTGGTTTAATCGGTTATGCAACTGAGTTTATGTCTCAAACTCGTGGTTACGGAATTCTTAACCATACATTTGATGGCTATGAGCCTGTTGTTGAAGGTACTGTTGGCGGTCGCCGCCGAGGAGTACTTGTTGCTCTTGAAAATGGTAAAGCTTCTACCTACGGCATTATGCAGCTAGAAGATCGTGGTACTATTTTCGTTGAGCCTACAACTGATGTATACGCAGGTATGATCGTTGGAGAGCACAACCGTGAAAACGACCTAACTGTTAACATCACAAAAGAGAAACACCTGACAAACATTCGTTCTGCAAATAAAGACCAAACGAATACCATTAAAGGTGTGCGTAAAATGACGCTTGAAGAAGCAATCCAATATCTTGATGATGACGAGTTCTGTGAAGTAACTCCAGAAAATGTTCGTCTTCGTAAAAAGATCTTGAACAAAAACGAGCGCGAAAAAGCTAAAAAATCAGGTAAGTAA
- a CDS encoding YktB family protein: MTNFNGFTEQDFDVFTIDGLEDRMKALKSEVSPKLEAIAEELAPTLTALTGDEMHVHVAKHARRTTNPPNDTWAALASSKRGYKKLPHFQIGLWESHVFIWFAMIYESPIKEDYAHVLKKHQEEVRDHIPADFVWSKDHTKPSATPNKDFSEEQFTQLLDRLHSVKKAEILCGIHIDRNDVILKDRDAFLNKCEETFNTLSYLYQLTKEIG, from the coding sequence ATGACAAATTTTAATGGATTTACCGAACAAGATTTTGACGTTTTCACTATTGATGGACTTGAAGATCGTATGAAGGCATTAAAAAGTGAGGTATCGCCAAAATTAGAAGCCATTGCTGAAGAGCTAGCTCCCACTTTAACCGCTCTTACAGGTGATGAAATGCACGTACACGTAGCGAAACACGCTAGAAGAACAACAAATCCACCAAATGACACGTGGGCAGCTCTTGCAAGTAGTAAAAGAGGCTACAAAAAGCTTCCCCATTTTCAAATCGGATTGTGGGAAAGCCATGTGTTTATTTGGTTTGCTATGATTTACGAAAGCCCTATAAAAGAAGATTATGCTCACGTACTTAAAAAACACCAAGAGGAAGTTCGAGATCATATCCCTGCGGATTTCGTATGGTCAAAAGATCACACTAAACCTTCAGCGACTCCGAACAAAGACTTTAGTGAGGAACAATTCACGCAATTGTTAGACCGTCTTCATTCAGTAAAGAAAGCGGAGATTCTTTGTGGTATCCATATAGACCGAAATGATGTTATCCTTAAAGATCGGGATGCGTTCTTAAATAAATGTGAAGAAACATTCAATACCCTTTCTTATTTATACCAGCTAACAAAAGAAATTGGTTAG
- a CDS encoding inositol monophosphatase family protein, which produces MNDQQKQLIFDQAKQWILEAGERIRTKMHEPFVIETKSTPDDLVTEIDQQTEQFFAKNIRETYPDHRVLGEEGFGDELEDLNGVVWIVDPIDGTMNFVHQKQNFAISVGIYKDGVGEIGFIYDVMGDVLFQAKRGEGAYKNDQKLAELSSDVLLEQSIVGLNAFWTTENPRVNKEGIQELVRKVRGTRSYGSAALEFAYVVEGNMDAYVTMRLAPWDVAAGIVLLNEVGGITTKADGSEVNMLKTNSIIASNRAIHSEIIDKHIELKK; this is translated from the coding sequence ATGAATGACCAACAAAAACAACTCATTTTTGATCAGGCTAAACAGTGGATTTTAGAAGCAGGAGAACGAATTCGAACCAAGATGCACGAACCATTTGTCATTGAGACCAAATCTACTCCGGATGATCTTGTAACAGAAATTGATCAGCAAACGGAACAGTTTTTCGCTAAAAACATTCGAGAAACCTATCCGGACCACCGAGTGCTTGGAGAAGAAGGATTCGGCGATGAATTAGAAGACCTAAATGGAGTGGTATGGATTGTAGATCCAATTGATGGAACGATGAATTTCGTTCATCAGAAGCAGAATTTCGCTATTTCGGTTGGGATTTATAAAGATGGAGTAGGAGAGATTGGATTTATATACGATGTGATGGGGGATGTTCTGTTCCAAGCAAAACGAGGAGAAGGGGCCTACAAAAATGATCAAAAGCTCGCTGAACTTTCCTCAGATGTTTTATTGGAACAATCTATTGTTGGACTGAATGCATTTTGGACAACGGAGAACCCTCGTGTCAACAAAGAGGGCATTCAAGAATTAGTTAGAAAAGTAAGAGGGACACGCTCTTATGGATCTGCTGCTCTAGAATTTGCCTATGTAGTAGAAGGGAATATGGATGCTTACGTAACGATGCGCTTAGCCCCTTGGGATGTGGCGGCTGGAATCGTCCTTTTAAATGAAGTAGGGGGTATAACCACCAAAGCTGATGGATCAGAAGTCAATATGCTTAAGACCAACTCCATTATAGCTTCAAATCGCGCGATTCATAGTGAGATCATTGATAAGCATATTGAATTAAAGAAATAA
- a CDS encoding YczE/YyaS/YitT family protein — protein sequence MTLGISLTIIADLGTMPFDSLNVGLSEAVGLSTGSWEIINGFLLVCLNAFLLREKPDLLALGTAVVTGIGIDFWLSGVFSNLEVSHGLTAYVLLIIGILLLGLGVAMYVRSHFAYNPVDGAMMVVHKLTGFSLGMSKTIVSLVLLVISILIGGPVGVGTGIAILLIGPTVNVSEKALNRFTKAQVTSDV from the coding sequence ATGACACTTGGCATCAGTCTTACGATTATAGCTGATTTAGGGACGATGCCTTTTGATTCTTTAAATGTAGGGTTATCTGAGGCTGTTGGACTCTCAACAGGAAGCTGGGAAATTATTAACGGATTCTTGCTTGTGTGCTTGAATGCATTTTTATTGCGCGAGAAACCGGACTTGTTGGCTCTTGGAACTGCGGTTGTAACAGGAATCGGAATTGACTTTTGGCTTAGTGGGGTTTTTAGCAATCTGGAAGTTAGTCATGGATTGACGGCATACGTACTTCTGATAATAGGTATTCTTTTATTAGGCTTAGGAGTAGCGATGTATGTTCGTAGTCATTTTGCTTATAACCCGGTAGACGGAGCGATGATGGTCGTTCATAAGCTAACGGGCTTTAGTTTAGGGATGTCTAAAACGATTGTAAGTCTCGTTCTTTTAGTAATCTCTATACTAATCGGAGGGCCTGTAGGGGTCGGTACTGGTATTGCGATCCTATTAATTGGACCAACCGTGAACGTTTCTGAAAAAGCCCTCAATCGATTTACAAAAGCTCAAGTAACCTCTGATGTTTAA
- a CDS encoding DUF5325 family protein: MKNLNIPLFFLALLAVFCFMLVGVAIGYRSIIFSIFFLLLGFCVMGFGFMVKRKQRNQQA; this comes from the coding sequence ATGAAAAATCTAAACATCCCGCTATTCTTTTTAGCCCTTTTAGCTGTCTTTTGTTTTATGTTAGTTGGAGTAGCAATTGGCTACCGTTCTATTATCTTTTCTATCTTTTTCCTATTATTAGGTTTCTGTGTGATGGGATTTGGGTTCATGGTGAAGCGAAAGCAACGAAATCAGCAGGCCTAA
- a CDS encoding YlaH-like family protein yields MKEANSILQIPNDLSPVASFLFRGLGGEIDLNNDSEVALAIRSVLFLYLIILGLAIVTYKLGFAKKLPILKSAVIYAVLAAGCTILTVPLGLSLPIAEGLFVSSLVLGVYRVRLHNERKGRETGAS; encoded by the coding sequence ATGAAAGAAGCGAATAGTATTCTCCAAATTCCTAATGACCTTTCGCCAGTGGCGAGTTTTCTTTTTCGAGGGTTAGGTGGAGAGATTGACTTGAATAATGATAGTGAGGTAGCTCTTGCAATCAGGAGCGTATTGTTCTTATATTTGATTATTCTTGGATTAGCCATCGTAACGTATAAATTGGGATTTGCTAAAAAGTTACCGATCCTTAAGTCTGCTGTTATTTACGCCGTACTTGCGGCTGGTTGTACCATTTTAACGGTGCCACTAGGTTTATCTCTTCCTATAGCAGAAGGGTTATTCGTCTCATCACTAGTGTTAGGTGTTTATCGAGTTCGCTTACACAATGAGCGAAAAGGCCGAGAAACAGGAGCCTCTTAA
- a CDS encoding YlaI family protein → MRVKCVLCDDVQSIDGNSLQAKRMRNRRIHTYMCPSCNDRIGKKTNERKATGNFKLYREPKNDESLI, encoded by the coding sequence ATGCGTGTAAAATGTGTATTATGCGATGATGTCCAATCGATTGACGGAAACTCTTTGCAAGCGAAGCGTATGCGTAACAGAAGAATTCATACGTATATGTGCCCCTCCTGCAATGATCGTATTGGCAAAAAGACAAATGAAAGAAAAGCAACTGGCAATTTTAAATTGTATAGAGAGCCGAAGAATGACGAAAGTTTAATATAA
- a CDS encoding YhcN/YlaJ family sporulation lipoprotein, translated as MKFIIVVGLAIALTACQSNNQESLPQQENQSPTIQVQDSDPAPKEKMSNRKRSKHLANVANEVPDVHKATAVVAGPYVVVAIDVDKSLDRSRVGAIKYSVAEALKKDPYGKDAVVIADADGYERVKQMGIKIRQGHPIQGITDELSAIVGRYMPEVPVPDKKPTEPDQDKEKLPAQKERELEQIQDDQSNNYKDKKTPKSD; from the coding sequence ATGAAATTCATCATCGTGGTGGGTTTAGCTATTGCCTTAACCGCCTGTCAATCCAATAACCAAGAAAGCTTGCCTCAACAAGAAAACCAAAGCCCTACCATCCAAGTCCAAGACTCTGATCCCGCTCCAAAGGAAAAGATGAGTAATCGTAAACGTTCCAAACATCTAGCAAACGTTGCCAATGAAGTCCCGGATGTTCATAAAGCCACAGCTGTGGTCGCCGGCCCTTATGTAGTCGTGGCCATCGATGTTGACAAGTCACTAGACAGATCAAGAGTAGGTGCCATTAAATATTCTGTAGCAGAGGCATTAAAGAAAGATCCTTACGGTAAAGATGCCGTCGTTATAGCAGATGCTGATGGTTATGAACGCGTCAAACAAATGGGTATAAAGATAAGGCAAGGGCACCCCATTCAAGGTATCACAGATGAATTATCCGCCATTGTAGGGAGATATATGCCTGAAGTGCCAGTCCCAGATAAGAAGCCGACAGAACCTGACCAAGATAAAGAAAAATTGCCAGCCCAAAAGGAAAGAGAGCTTGAACAAATTCAAGACGATCAATCGAACAATTATAAAGACAAAAAAACACCTAAATCTGATTAA